The DNA segment CTTTAGTCCTCGTGATAGAAAATACCCAAATGGATCAAGAACAAACCGTGCAACAAAATCTGGGTATTGGAAGGCCACAGGGAAGGATAGAAAAGTGAATTCGAAGGCTCGATCTGTGGGTATGAAGAAAACCCTAGTTTATTATCGAGGAAGAGCACCCCATGGCTCTCGCACAAACTGGGTTATGCATGAATATCGTCTCGATGAGAGAGAGTGCGAAACTGCTTCAGGCTTGCAGGTATTAATCACTTCCTCAGTTTTTTCTGCACACTCTTATTTCATTTCCActtttttatttggatttgtttttcttcattcatggtttttcttttcacaTAAGAAGGCTACAAATTAATTGGTCAAACTCTTATATATATGGCTATCTTTTGAACATGGGAAAATGTAATTTCAGGATGCATATGCCCTTTGCCGTGTGTTGAAGAAGACTGCAGTGATTCCTCAAAAAGTTGAGGGGCATTATGTTGAAGTTCCCAATGTGAATCAGATTACAAGCGATCAATCATCAAGCATTGAACTATACTCTGAAGGAAGGGGCGAAGATTTAGATAGCTCTAATTATTTTATGTCTGTGAATACTTGTTCACCCCACAATCTTGGAATTGAGACTCCTCTCAATATCAGTGGTGGAACCACCAGGGATCATGAGAAATGGTCACACGTCTCATTACAAGATCCAATGTTTAGTCTTCCAACTTCATATCCTCATTTTGGAGCGTACCTTCCATCCAAGGTACGCTCGCTTAAAACTTTCACTACAAATATTTCAATATAAACAAGAGCTGATTTATAACTAGCAAACAATACTGTTTTTGAAGACAAACATATATTTGAGCTAGTTTGGTTAATGCTGTCTTTCCTCTTAAACTTGATATAATTTGCAGGTGGATATAGCTCTAGAGTGTGCAAGAATGCAACATAGGTTTGTTATGCCACCTTTGGAGGTGGATGACTTCCCTCAAGTTGGAATCTCAGAGCTGAAAATGACACAAGCCTCTAGTTCCATGCAAGGAAGCAGACCTGAAACGGATATCTTGCAGGAAATTCTTTCAGTGGCTCATGCCTCTCAGGAATTAATAAACCAATCCAGCTATTCGCAGGAATGGGGTGGCAATGATTATTATTATGCTCCTCGTGATGACGATTTTACCTTCATGGTTGGCACTAACTACAATCATTCAAATGAAATGAGCTCAGCGAGGTATGTTGACAAAGCATGGGAAGATGCAAACACAAGGACCATAGAGATCGGAGATATGGATCAAGAATTTAAGGCAGAGAGGATGGTAGAGAATTTAAGATGGGTTGGAATGTCAAGAGAAGATTTAGAAAAGGTATAAAATATTGTATGTTTGTTCAAGTTTCTTTTGTACATAAATATATTAGCCCATTCAAGATTTTATTTCAATGATAAAACTATT comes from the Phaseolus vulgaris cultivar G19833 chromosome 8, P. vulgaris v2.0, whole genome shotgun sequence genome and includes:
- the LOC137825665 gene encoding NAC domain-containing protein 86 — protein: MAPVLPPGFRFHPTDEELVAYYLKRKINGRKIELEIIPEVDLYKCEPWDLPGKSLLPGKDLEWYFFSPRDRKYPNGSRTNRATKSGYWKATGKDRKVNSKARSVGMKKTLVYYRGRAPHGSRTNWVMHEYRLDERECETASGLQDAYALCRVLKKTAVIPQKVEGHYVEVPNVNQITSDQSSSIELYSEGRGEDLDSSNYFMSVNTCSPHNLGIETPLNISGGTTRDHEKWSHVSLQDPMFSLPTSYPHFGAYLPSKVDIALECARMQHRFVMPPLEVDDFPQVGISELKMTQASSSMQGSRPETDILQEILSVAHASQELINQSSYSQEWGGNDYYYAPRDDDFTFMVGTNYNHSNEMSSARYVDKAWEDANTRTIEIGDMDQEFKAERMVENLRWVGMSREDLEKMEEQNIVPIEDISSLQTNMKENEVQEYEQHNMEHNDTEINDFSLGFINDSDPTENFTEDGNSDDYSGSPSFEVVEEIKVNRGMFVSTGQVAETFFHQMVPSQTVQVQLNTVMAHDHYVENAEAMLLIMEDQGSLRKVKAYVMGKLLKPSMTIASAVVFVFALVLMHYAFIKGEVKIWNETCCSNSGSIMKKTSQSSQIMKWNEPNEVWFVGIKSEKGLSAVLKKIGIFLTISFALCTMWANHN